GTGGCATTTATACCTGATTTAAACCCATTTCTATGATTAACGGTTTTCTTTTAATAGCTGCAGCAGTAACGGATCCGGAAACAGACACCTCTATTCTCTGGTACATTCTGCCCACCAGTGGTTTTGCTTTATTACTTTCGCTTTACTTTATTATCAAACGAAGAAGAAAAAAGTAAAACCAACCTGTTATTGAATGAAACAATTTACCCTCCTGTTCCTCCTTTCTCTTTCGATCGGTTCATTGACCCAAACTTCTTTGCAGTGTCGGAACTCCTATGAATGGGAGTCCTCCCTGCAGGCAATCCGTATTACTCCTTCTCCGCATTCCTACGCAAGATTCCCGGCTCCAACTGACCCCGATGAAAAAAACAGTTGCTGATCATAGAAATTGTATCTGTTTCGCTGGTCGTTCTTTTGATTCTCTATTTACTTTTACGGAATACCAAATCTTAGTCAGTTAATAGGTTCTTCTCCTCAGCCAAACCTCT
The window above is part of the Fluviicola sp. genome. Proteins encoded here:
- a CDS encoding LPXTG cell wall anchor domain-containing protein codes for the protein MINGFLLIAAAVTDPETDTSILWYILPTSGFALLLSLYFIIKRRRKK